In Equus caballus isolate H_3958 breed thoroughbred chromosome 7, TB-T2T, whole genome shotgun sequence, one DNA window encodes the following:
- the PRSS57 gene encoding serine protease 57 translates to MTSGVTRPGRAQVCPGRRPREPPPTHFLAACAIVIVANGRGGRSPGSQKHRLRRRWGLRPQAAAGPPSRLLGEGGAAAGRVLQGAASPTAMGCGAGGRGRLLLTVAAVLTLLTRPPGSWGARIIGGHQVTPHSRPYMASMRFKGEHFCGGFLLRARWVVSAAHCFRDRDPRADLVVLGAHALRIAEPTQQVLGVSAVVSHPDYQPATHANDICLLRLNSSAVLGPAVGLLKLPRSGARPPRAGTLCRVAGWGSVSDFEDQPPGLMEAEVRVLGLDACNRSWTGRLKPAMLCTHSEDSQRRGFCSADSGGPLVCRNRAHGLVSFSGLWCGDPKTPDVYTQVSAFVSWIWDVVRQRPHGPWPSPPGVPAGAA, encoded by the exons ATGACCTCTGGGGTCACACGGCCTGGCAGAGCGCAGGTTTGCCCGGGCAGGCGGCCCCGAGAGCCTCCCCCCACCCATTTCCTGGCCGCCTGTGCAATCGTGATCGTGGCCAATGGCCGAGGCGGGCGGTCACCGGGCTCCCAGAAGCACCGGCTCCGGCGGAGGTGGGGCCTCCGACCACAGGCTGCAGCCGGGCCCCCTTCCCGGCTGTTGGGCGAGGGTGGGGCCGCGGCCGGCAGAGTCCTCCAGGGAGCCGCCAGCCCGACAGCCATGGGGTGCGGGGCGGGGGGCCGGGGCCGCCTGCTGCTGACCGTGGCCGCTGTCCTGACGCTGCTCACGAGGCCCCCAG GCTCCTGGGGCGCCCGGATCATCGGCGGCCACCAGGTGACCCCCCACTCCCGGCCGTACATGGCATCCATGCGCTTCAAGGGCGAGCACTTCTGCGGGGGCTTCCTGCTCCGCGCCCGCTGGGTGGTCTCGGCTGCCCACTGCTTCAGGGACAG AGACCCCCGCGCGGACCTGGTGGTGCTGGGGGCGCACGCCCTGCGCATCGCGGAGCCCACGCAGCAGGTGCTGGGCGTCTCGGCCGTCGTCAGTCACCCCGACTACCAGCCCGCGACCCACGCCAACGACATCTGCCTGCTGCGG CTGAACAGCTCTGCCGTCCTGGGTCCTGCCGTGGGGCTGCTGAAGCTGCCGCGAAGCGGCGCCAGGCCACCCAGGGCCGGGACGCTGTGCCGTGTGGCTGGCTGGGGCTCTGTGTCCGACTTCGAAGACCAGCCCCCCGGGCTGATGGAGGCCGAGGTCCGCGTGCTGGGTCTGGACGCCTGCAACCGCTCCTGGACGGGCCGGCTGAAGCCGGCCATGCTCTGCACCCACAGTGAGGACAGCCAGAGGCGCGGCTTCTGCTCG gcgGACTCCGGGGGGCCCCTGGTGTGCCGGAACCGGGCCCACGGCCTCGTCTCCTTCTCGGGCCTCTGGTGCGGCGACCCCAAGACCCCCGACGTGTACACGCAGGTGTCCGCCTTCGTGAGTTGGATCTGGGACGTGGTTCGGCAGCGCCCACATggcccctggcccagcccccCTGGGGTCCCCGCAGGAGCTGCCTGA
- the LOC102149514 gene encoding uncharacterized protein isoform X4, with product MALGAATTGDVGGQLDTQHVLDKGVCVGQMALAELWRKTQQVEEGRRPKKHQGPWVPVSAQPHPCCVPPHLFLNLSGPHFPTLPGLLPGLTGESTRRAWRRAWHVLPQGLANFFCRGPESKYFRHCGPDGLCCKDSALTLRLESSRRQRVNVGWPCANKTLFTKRTVGRVRPAGRGLPLTPHQVLSKSQKPESSPRLSRPHTGTPASTPQTQACGQLFPGDQPGGGAILCSPWTPPARPRPCPPRSCGRPDTLRGPRAPGGSHSGLCVPESGAPRPPAGPAQACGPHPGPRPHSLSPAGSARPARPTRLL from the exons ATGGCGTTGGGGGCAGCGACAACGGGGGACGTCGGTGGGCAACTGGACACCCAG CACGTGCTGGATAAGGGCGTGTGTGTAGGGCAAATGGCCCTGGCTGAGCTCTGGAGGAAGACACAGCaggtggaagaaggaagaagaccCAAGAAACATCAGGGGCCCTGGGTTCCAGTCTCAGCTCAGCCCCACCCGTGCTGTGTGCCTCCGCAtctgtttcttaacctctctgggcctcacttccCCACCCTCCCAGGGCTGCTCCCAGGGTTAACGGGCGAATCGACACGGAGGGCTTGGAGGAGGGCCTGGCATGTGCTGCCTCAgggtttggcaaactttttctgtcgagggccagagagtaaatattttcggCATTGCGGGCCAGACGGCCTCTGTTGCAAGGACTCGGCTCTGACACTGCGGCTCGAGAGCAGCCGGAGGCAACGCGTGAACGTCGGGTGGccgtgtgccaataaaactttatttacaaaacggACCGTGGGCCGGGTCCGACCTGCGGGCCGAGGTTTGCCGCTGACCCCGCACCAGGTGCTCAGCAAAA GTCAAAAGCCAGAGTCCTCTCCGCGGCTCTCAAGACCCCACACGGGCACGCCGGCATCCACACCCCAGACTCAGGCGTGTGGGCAGCTGTTTCCAGGGGACCAGCCTGGAGGTGGCGCCAT CCTCTGCTCACCCTGGacgcccccggcccggcccaggccctgcccacctcGCAGCTGCGGCCGCCCCGACACCCTGCGGGGCCCTCGGGCTCCAGGAGGCTCTCACTCTGGGCTCTGCGTCCCTGAGTCAGGGGCCCCCCGACCTCCCGCCGGCCCAGCTCAGGCCTGTGGCCCCCACCCCGGCCCTCGGCCTCACTCTCTTTCCCCCGCGGGATCCGCCCGCCCTGCGCGGCCCACGCGCCTCCTGTGA
- the LOC102149514 gene encoding uncharacterized protein isoform X2 — MRRMQEGAYPGGKGAPSFITQPGRALHRAACPELPPPPSSWPAHWPWDPQLLQDTHGHWKSQLDEKHICGAVLVRPRRVLTAAHCEVAWNLSDFRVVLGAHNLNTPEPTQQVFNITRAVPYPLYNAQQDIHDIQLLKLHTSACRFLRSPHAPAWPEPRFTPRVTVPRDGLGRDHGPRRPLGHAAGGHCGRPAPGHLQRVLERGPHAGHALRLHGHQGAPRRVHGRLGRPPLLPQPAAGRGVLLLHGVREPPLPGRLHPRVRLRVLDQGRAAALLTGRRGLPLNKGSPGGTAPPTVCPPGSPQLPSPCSAASHGSPAPWSISAPRLRP; from the exons ATGCGCCGGATGCAAGAGGGAGCTTATCCCGGAGGGAAGGGCGCCCCCAGCTTCATAACCCAGCCAGGTCGGGCCCTGCACAGAGCAGCATGCCCGGAGCTGCCGCCCCCGCCGTCCTCCTGGCCTGCACACTGGCCCTGGGATCCCCAGCTTTTGCAG GACACTCACGGCCACTGGAAGTCCCAG CTGGACGAGAAGCACATCTGCGGGGCCGTGCTGGTGCGGCCTCGCCGGGTGCTGACCGCCGCGCACTGCGAGGTGGCCTG GAACCTCAGCGACTTCCGGGTGGTCCTGGGGGCCCACAACCTGAACACGCCGGAGCCCACCCAGCAGGTCTTCAACATCACGCGGGCCGTGCCCTACCCGCTCTACAACGCCCAGCAGGACATCCATGACATTCAGCTGCTCAAG CTCCACACCTCGGCCTGCCGCTTCCTCCGTTCGCCCCACGCCCCTGCCTGGCCGGAACCGCGATTTACGCCCAGGGTCACAGTGCCACGTGATGGGCTGGGGCGAGACCACGGGCCACGACGACCCCTCGGCCACGCTGCTGGAGGCCACTGTGGTCGTCCAGCCCCGGGACACCTGCAACGCGTCCTGGAGAGGGGCCCTCACGCGGGACATGCTCTGCGCCTCCACGGGCACCAGGGAGCGCCGAGGCGTGTGCACG GGCGACTCGGGCGGCCCCCTCTTCTGCCGCAGCCAGCTGCAGGGCGTGGTGTCCTTCTCCTCCATGGTGTGCGGGAGCCCCCACTTCCCGGACGTCTACACCCGCGTGTCCGCCTACGTGTCCTGGATCAGGGACGTGCTGCAGCACTACTGACGGGCAGGCGGGGTCTCCCCCTCAATAAAGGCTCTCCAGGCGGCACCGCGCCTCCGACCGTGTGTCCCCCTGGCTCACCGCAGCTGCCATCCCCCTGCTCTGCTGCCTCCCATGGCTCCCCAGCACCCTGGAGCATCTCGGCCCCTCGTTTGCGGCCCTGA
- the LOC102149514 gene encoding uncharacterized protein isoform X1, whose amino-acid sequence MRPQRHPPSWSRPCGRCHLTGQRGLCRRAKSVLAGHSRPLEVPGTLRGSIVGGREVAPHSRPYMASLQLDEKHICGAVLVRPRRVLTAAHCEVAWNLSDFRVVLGAHNLNTPEPTQQVFNITRAVPYPLYNAQQDIHDIQLLKLHTSACRFLRSPHAPAWPEPRFTPRVTVPRDGLGRDHGPRRPLGHAAGGHCGRPAPGHLQRVLERGPHAGHALRLHGHQGAPRRVHGRLGRPPLLPQPAAGRGVLLLHGVREPPLPGRLHPRVRLRVLDQGRAAALLTGRRGLPLNKGSPGGTAPPTVCPPGSPQLPSPCSAASHGSPAPWSISAPRLRP is encoded by the exons ATGCGGCCCCAGAGACATCCCCCATCCTGGTCCCGGCCCTGTGGACGTTGTCACCTCACGGGGCAGAGGGGACTCTGCAGACGGGCTAAATCGGTTCTTGCAGGACACTCACGGCCACTGGAAGTCCCAG GGACCCTGCGAGGCAGCATCGTGGGGGGCCGTGAAGTGGCGCCCCACTCACGACCCTACATGGCATCTCTGCAGCTGGACGAGAAGCACATCTGCGGGGCCGTGCTGGTGCGGCCTCGCCGGGTGCTGACCGCCGCGCACTGCGAGGTGGCCTG GAACCTCAGCGACTTCCGGGTGGTCCTGGGGGCCCACAACCTGAACACGCCGGAGCCCACCCAGCAGGTCTTCAACATCACGCGGGCCGTGCCCTACCCGCTCTACAACGCCCAGCAGGACATCCATGACATTCAGCTGCTCAAG CTCCACACCTCGGCCTGCCGCTTCCTCCGTTCGCCCCACGCCCCTGCCTGGCCGGAACCGCGATTTACGCCCAGGGTCACAGTGCCACGTGATGGGCTGGGGCGAGACCACGGGCCACGACGACCCCTCGGCCACGCTGCTGGAGGCCACTGTGGTCGTCCAGCCCCGGGACACCTGCAACGCGTCCTGGAGAGGGGCCCTCACGCGGGACATGCTCTGCGCCTCCACGGGCACCAGGGAGCGCCGAGGCGTGTGCACG GGCGACTCGGGCGGCCCCCTCTTCTGCCGCAGCCAGCTGCAGGGCGTGGTGTCCTTCTCCTCCATGGTGTGCGGGAGCCCCCACTTCCCGGACGTCTACACCCGCGTGTCCGCCTACGTGTCCTGGATCAGGGACGTGCTGCAGCACTACTGACGGGCAGGCGGGGTCTCCCCCTCAATAAAGGCTCTCCAGGCGGCACCGCGCCTCCGACCGTGTGTCCCCCTGGCTCACCGCAGCTGCCATCCCCCTGCTCTGCTGCCTCCCATGGCTCCCCAGCACCCTGGAGCATCTCGGCCCCTCGTTTGCGGCCCTGA
- the LOC102149514 gene encoding complement factor D isoform X5: MRPQRHPPSWSRPCGRCHLTGQRGLCRRAKSVLAGHSRPLEVPGTLRGSIVGGREVAPHSRPYMASLQLDEKHICGAVLVRPRRVLTAAHCEVAWNLSDFRVVLGAHNLNTPEPTQQVFNITRAVPYPLYNAQQDIHDIQLLKLHTSACRFLRSPHAPAWPEPRFTPRVTVPRDGLGRDHGPRRPLGHAAGGHCGRPAPGHLQRVLERGPHAGHALRLHGHQGAPRATRAAPSSAAASCRAWCPSPPWCAGAPTSRTSTPACPPTCPGSGTCCSTTDGQAGSPPQ; this comes from the exons ATGCGGCCCCAGAGACATCCCCCATCCTGGTCCCGGCCCTGTGGACGTTGTCACCTCACGGGGCAGAGGGGACTCTGCAGACGGGCTAAATCGGTTCTTGCAGGACACTCACGGCCACTGGAAGTCCCAG GGACCCTGCGAGGCAGCATCGTGGGGGGCCGTGAAGTGGCGCCCCACTCACGACCCTACATGGCATCTCTGCAGCTGGACGAGAAGCACATCTGCGGGGCCGTGCTGGTGCGGCCTCGCCGGGTGCTGACCGCCGCGCACTGCGAGGTGGCCTG GAACCTCAGCGACTTCCGGGTGGTCCTGGGGGCCCACAACCTGAACACGCCGGAGCCCACCCAGCAGGTCTTCAACATCACGCGGGCCGTGCCCTACCCGCTCTACAACGCCCAGCAGGACATCCATGACATTCAGCTGCTCAAG CTCCACACCTCGGCCTGCCGCTTCCTCCGTTCGCCCCACGCCCCTGCCTGGCCGGAACCGCGATTTACGCCCAGGGTCACAGTGCCACGTGATGGGCTGGGGCGAGACCACGGGCCACGACGACCCCTCGGCCACGCTGCTGGAGGCCACTGTGGTCGTCCAGCCCCGGGACACCTGCAACGCGTCCTGGAGAGGGGCCCTCACGCGGGACATGCTCTGCGCCTCCACGGGCACCAGGGAGCGCCGAG GGCGACTCGGGCGGCCCCCTCTTCTGCCGCAGCCAGCTGCAGGGCGTGGTGTCCTTCTCCTCCATGGTGTGCGGGAGCCCCCACTTCCCGGACGTCTACACCCGCGTGTCCGCCTACGTGTCCTGGATCAGGGACGTGCTGCAGCACTACTGACGGGCAGGCGGGGTCTCCCCCTCAATAA
- the FSTL3 gene encoding follistatin-related protein 3, with protein sequence MRPGAPGPLWPLPWGALAWAVGFVGSVGSGDPAPGGVCWLQQGREATCSLVLKTDVSQAECCASGNIDTAWSNFTHPGNKISLLGFLGLVHCLPCKDSCDGVECGPGKACRMLGGRPRCECAPDCAGLPARLQVCGSDGATYRDECELRAARCRGHPDLRVMYRGRCRKSCAHVVCLRPQSCVVDQTGSAHCVVCRAAPCPTPSSPGQELCGNNNVTYMSSCHLRQATCFLGRSIGVRHPGSCTGTAEPAEAESKEKEEEEEEDEEEEEENFV encoded by the exons ATGCGTCCCGGGGCGCCGGGGCCGCTGTGGCCGCTGCCCTGGGGGGCCCTGGCCTGGGCCGTGGGCTTCGTGGGCTCCGTGGGCTCGGGGGACCCCGCGCCCG GTGGTGTTTGCTGGCTCCAGCAGGGCCGGGAGGCCACCTGCAGCCTGGTTCTGAAGACCGACGTCAGCCAGGCTGAGTGCTGCGCCTCCGGCAACATCGACACCGCCTGGTCCAACTTCACCCACCCGGGGAACAAGATCAGCCTCCTGGGCTTCCTGGGCCTCGTCCACTGCCTGCCCTGCAAAG ATTCGTGCGACGGCGTGGAGTGCGGCCCGGGCAAGGCGTGCCGCATGCTGGGCGGCCGCCCGCGCTGCGAGTGCGCGCCCGACTGCGCGGGGCTCCCGGCGCGCCTGCAGGTCTGCGGCTCGGACGGCGCCACCTACCGCGACGAGTGCGAGCTGCGCGCCGCGCGCTGCCGCGGCCACCCGGACCTGCGTGTCATGTACCGGGGCCGCTGCCGCA AGTCGTGCGCGCACGTGGTGTGCCTGCGGCCGCAGTCGTGCGTGGTGGACCAGACGGGCAGCGCGCACTGCGTGGTGTGCCGCGCGGCGCCCTGCCCGACGCCCTCCAGCCCCGGCCAGGAGCTCTGCGGCAACAACAACGTCACCTACATGTCCTCGTGCCACCTCCGCCAGGCCACCTGCTTCCTGGGCCGCTCCATCGGCGTGCGCCACCCGGGCAGCTGCACAG GCACCGCAGAGCCGGCAGAGGCTGAGtcgaaggagaaggaggaagaggaggaagaggacgaggaggaggaagaggagaactTCGTGTGA
- the LOC102149514 gene encoding uncharacterized protein isoform X6 — MPGAAAPAVLLACTLALGSPAFAGHSRPLEVPGTLRGSIVGGREVAPHSRPYMASLQLDEKHICGAVLVRPRRVLTAAHCEVAWNLSDFRVVLGAHNLNTPEPTQQVFNITRAVPYPLYNAQQDIHDIQLLKLHTSACRFLRSPHAPAWPEPRFTPRVTVPRDGLGRDHGPRRPLGHAAGGHCGRPAPGHLQRVLERGPHAGHALRLHGHQGAPRRVHGRLGRPPLLPQPAAGRGVLLLHGVREPPLPGRLHPRVRLRVLDQGRAAALLTGRRGLPLNKGSPGGTAPPTVCPPGSPQLPSPCSAASHGSPAPWSISAPRLRP, encoded by the exons ATGCCCGGAGCTGCCGCCCCCGCCGTCCTCCTGGCCTGCACACTGGCCCTGGGATCCCCAGCTTTTGCAG GACACTCACGGCCACTGGAAGTCCCAG GGACCCTGCGAGGCAGCATCGTGGGGGGCCGTGAAGTGGCGCCCCACTCACGACCCTACATGGCATCTCTGCAGCTGGACGAGAAGCACATCTGCGGGGCCGTGCTGGTGCGGCCTCGCCGGGTGCTGACCGCCGCGCACTGCGAGGTGGCCTG GAACCTCAGCGACTTCCGGGTGGTCCTGGGGGCCCACAACCTGAACACGCCGGAGCCCACCCAGCAGGTCTTCAACATCACGCGGGCCGTGCCCTACCCGCTCTACAACGCCCAGCAGGACATCCATGACATTCAGCTGCTCAAG CTCCACACCTCGGCCTGCCGCTTCCTCCGTTCGCCCCACGCCCCTGCCTGGCCGGAACCGCGATTTACGCCCAGGGTCACAGTGCCACGTGATGGGCTGGGGCGAGACCACGGGCCACGACGACCCCTCGGCCACGCTGCTGGAGGCCACTGTGGTCGTCCAGCCCCGGGACACCTGCAACGCGTCCTGGAGAGGGGCCCTCACGCGGGACATGCTCTGCGCCTCCACGGGCACCAGGGAGCGCCGAGGCGTGTGCACG GGCGACTCGGGCGGCCCCCTCTTCTGCCGCAGCCAGCTGCAGGGCGTGGTGTCCTTCTCCTCCATGGTGTGCGGGAGCCCCCACTTCCCGGACGTCTACACCCGCGTGTCCGCCTACGTGTCCTGGATCAGGGACGTGCTGCAGCACTACTGACGGGCAGGCGGGGTCTCCCCCTCAATAAAGGCTCTCCAGGCGGCACCGCGCCTCCGACCGTGTGTCCCCCTGGCTCACCGCAGCTGCCATCCCCCTGCTCTGCTGCCTCCCATGGCTCCCCAGCACCCTGGAGCATCTCGGCCCCTCGTTTGCGGCCCTGA
- the LOC102149514 gene encoding complement factor D isoform X3, translating to MPGAAAPAVLLACTLALGSPAFAGTLRGSIVGGREVAPHSRPYMASLQLDEKHICGAVLVRPRRVLTAAHCEVAWNLSDFRVVLGAHNLNTPEPTQQVFNITRAVPYPLYNAQQDIHDIQLLKLHTSACRFLRSPHAPAWPEPRFTPRVTVPRDGLGRDHGPRRPLGHAAGGHCGRPAPGHLQRVLERGPHAGHALRLHGHQGAPRRVHGRLGRPPLLPQPAAGRGVLLLHGVREPPLPGRLHPRVRLRVLDQGRAAALLTGRRGLPLNKGSPGGTAPPTVCPPGSPQLPSPCSAASHGSPAPWSISAPRLRP from the exons ATGCCCGGAGCTGCCGCCCCCGCCGTCCTCCTGGCCTGCACACTGGCCCTGGGATCCCCAGCTTTTGCAG GGACCCTGCGAGGCAGCATCGTGGGGGGCCGTGAAGTGGCGCCCCACTCACGACCCTACATGGCATCTCTGCAGCTGGACGAGAAGCACATCTGCGGGGCCGTGCTGGTGCGGCCTCGCCGGGTGCTGACCGCCGCGCACTGCGAGGTGGCCTG GAACCTCAGCGACTTCCGGGTGGTCCTGGGGGCCCACAACCTGAACACGCCGGAGCCCACCCAGCAGGTCTTCAACATCACGCGGGCCGTGCCCTACCCGCTCTACAACGCCCAGCAGGACATCCATGACATTCAGCTGCTCAAG CTCCACACCTCGGCCTGCCGCTTCCTCCGTTCGCCCCACGCCCCTGCCTGGCCGGAACCGCGATTTACGCCCAGGGTCACAGTGCCACGTGATGGGCTGGGGCGAGACCACGGGCCACGACGACCCCTCGGCCACGCTGCTGGAGGCCACTGTGGTCGTCCAGCCCCGGGACACCTGCAACGCGTCCTGGAGAGGGGCCCTCACGCGGGACATGCTCTGCGCCTCCACGGGCACCAGGGAGCGCCGAGGCGTGTGCACG GGCGACTCGGGCGGCCCCCTCTTCTGCCGCAGCCAGCTGCAGGGCGTGGTGTCCTTCTCCTCCATGGTGTGCGGGAGCCCCCACTTCCCGGACGTCTACACCCGCGTGTCCGCCTACGTGTCCTGGATCAGGGACGTGCTGCAGCACTACTGACGGGCAGGCGGGGTCTCCCCCTCAATAAAGGCTCTCCAGGCGGCACCGCGCCTCCGACCGTGTGTCCCCCTGGCTCACCGCAGCTGCCATCCCCCTGCTCTGCTGCCTCCCATGGCTCCCCAGCACCCTGGAGCATCTCGGCCCCTCGTTTGCGGCCCTGA